From the Callithrix jacchus isolate 240 chromosome 22, calJac240_pri, whole genome shotgun sequence genome, the window CCTGGCAGGAGTGGAGCCTCCCAGGGGACTGGTCTCTAGGTTTCCTCGAGGGTAGGGTTGGCCTGATGAAAGGAGAAGGGGGGCAGGACCAGGGCAGGGTGGATTAGGACAGGTGAAGGCAAGAACAGGTAAGGGGCACAGCAACCAAGTAAGGAAGGTGGCCTCGGGGCCAATGGTTCTGCCCCTCTGCCCGTTGGAGGCCCCGCCCCAGGCGCTAACCCCTCCCCCTTATCTCTTCGCAGCGAGGCGGCTGCGCAGTATAACCCGGAGCCCCCGGTAAGCCCCCTCTGCAGCCAGCCAAACTTCTCCCTCCAAGGCCTCTTCGAGGTCCCATCCCTGTACCTGTAGGGAAGCCCCACCTTCCACCACTTCTTGTGACATTCCTCTGCCAGTTCTTCCCGGGCCATGTCCGCAGCTTCGCCATGGGGTTTAGCCATCCCTGACATACACACTCCCCATTCGCTGCCACCCCTCATTCTTTTTCTCATCAAGCCACCCAGCCCACTATGACTTCCCCACCCAGGGTGCCTCAATGTGAGGAGCTGTCCTGGGCGGGTCCCCTACCCCCACCAGCTCTGAGCTCTCCtccctctctgcagcctccacgcACACATTACTCCAACATTGAGGCCAACGAAAGTGAGGAGGTCCGACAGTTCCGGAGACTCTTTGCCCAGCTGGCTGGAGATGTAAGTAACCTGGGGTCCCTGGCCCCGTGCTAACCCTTCCATCCCTCCCATCCCTTCCCTTGTGGCTGTGTAACAATCCCAATGTTCCCATTCTCCACGACATTTTCAGACCCCTTTCAGTCACCCCTGACCTCCCCCTAACTTCCGCCTGCAGGACATGGAGGTCAGTGCCACAGAACTCATGAACATTCTCAACAAGGTCGTGACACGACGTAAGTGACCGGGGTCAAGGCATAAGGCAGGTTTGGAGGCAGAGGGGCTGGAGTGGCTTTGACCTCTGGCCTCTGACTTTTAACCTGTCGCCCACAGACCCTGATCTGAAGACTGATGGTTTTGGCATTGACACATGTCGCAGCATGGTGGCCGTGATGGATGTATCCTTGGCAGTAGTATTGGGGAGGCTCTGGGTGCACAGGGAGTTTTTTAAGAGTAtgtttgggaagccaaagtgtaGCCTTCATATCTGCAGATGTGTAAATGCATATGTCAGAACAAACTCACCTACAGACATGTGGCAGTAAATCATAACAATACACTGTCACAGCTGGCACTTTAATTATATAAAGTGACCAAACCTTCACAACCACCTTGTTGGACGGGCACAATTATTATactccatttaacagatgagaaaactgaagctcagcgAGAAACAGTCATTTGtctcaagttaaaaataaaggtcgggcatggtggctcacacctgtaaccccaaaactttgggaggccgaggcagaaagattacctgaggtcaggagttcgacaccagcctggccaacatggtgaaaccccatctctattaacatacaaaaattagccaggtgtggtggcagacacttgtagtcccagctacttgtgaggctgaggcaggagaagaatcccttgaacctgggaagcagaggttgcagtgagccaacatcgtgccactgcacttcagcctaggtgacagagcaggactccatctcgggaaaaataaataaataagccaggtatggtggtgggcacctgtagttccagctacccaggaggctgaggcaggaggatcccttgaacccaagaggtagaggttgcagcgaaccaagattgcaccactgcactccagcctgtgcagcagagctagactcagtctcaaaaaaagttatgacctgatgtggtggcttatgcctgtaatcccagcactttgggagaccctgaagtcaggagttcaaaactagcctggccaatatggtaaaacctcatctctattaaatacaaaaataagctgggcatggtggtgcacacccgtagtcccagttactcgggaggctgaggcaagacaatcacttgaacccaggaggtggaggttgcagtgcggagatcgtgtcactgcactccagcctgggcaagagagcaagactctgtctcaaaaaaaaaaagataataaagagcAGGTGGCAGGATAGGAATTTGGACTCAAGTCTTTTGGGCTTGAGAAGCCAGTTTATAACAgccacatgcacatatacacccCCCCAGAGCACACCCACATACATGAAGGTATATGAAACAGTGTGCACAGGAACACACATACATTTGTACGTGGGCCAGCCATTAATTAGCTGATCTTGGatacatgtacatttttatttttgttttaaaaaaatctagagtcAAGCTTTTACTATATTGACCTGgcaagtctcgaactcctgacctcaagaaatcctcccacctcagactcccaaagtgtagggattataggcttgagacactgtgcctggcctcatgcaCATTTAACACGCAGGGAAatacagacacatgcatatatatgtatcatgtgAGATATTCACAGACCTATTACATTTGAGTGAAGGAATCTCAACTCTACCCCTTAACCAGGTTactgaacctctctgtgcctcaatttccctatctgtaaaatgggtgaatGATAATGGTGATACTGAATTGGAACTACATGCAAAATGTTTAGCACACAGCATAGTGCATAGTACGTGGTCTGTACACAttagttctttgtttttctttttttttttttttttttggggggggaggaaggcaggaagggagggaagaaggacggtagggaggaaggaagggatgaaggaaggaaggaaggaaggaagggaggaagcggggagggagggagggaagggaaggaaggaaatcaagcaatgagagagacattgccaacctggatctataggtttacaagttgatttctttttttttgagagaaggaaagaaaaaaaaaataataagtaaaggagaggaagaaagaggaagagaaagagggagagtaaatggaaatattgctttattttgaaaaaaattgagtattaataatggccaatcaatgtttcatttaaacttatgggtaggtgtgatgtggtattgacaagaatgtatattttgtgtatttgaagtggagagctctatgaatatttattaagtttacttgttccggatctgagttcgagtccttgatatccttattaattttctgtctcattgaatctaagtctcgtatctgggtgttaggatcgttagctcttgttgttgcattgatcctcttACCACTATatcattgttgctttaaaatctattttctccgatacgagaattgcaactcctgctttttatttatttattatttatttttgctctccatttggttggtaaatctttctccatccctttgttttgagtctttgtgtatccttgcatgtgaaacaggtctggatgtaacatgccattgggttttggctgtgtcttttgattgggggatttagtcaatttaaatttagggttactgccatttgatgttaactggctgttttatccattcgttggtgtaaattcttctttatgttggtgctctttactttttgctgtatttttagaaaggctaatactggttgtttctttctgtgtgtaatgcttctttcagaagctcttgtaaagcaggcctggtggtaataaactctctgagttcttgcttgttcataaaagattttatttttccttcagttgtgaagcttagtttggctggatatgaaattctgggctgaaggttctgttctttgagaatgttgaatattggcctccactctcttctggcttgtagtttctgctgagagatctgctgtaagtctgataagcttgcctttgtgggtaacatgacctttctctctggctgcccttagtattttctccttcgtttcaaccctggtgaatctaacgattatgtgccttggggttgctcttcttgaggaatatctttgtggtgttctctgtattacctggggttgaattttgacctgctttgctagtttaggaaaattttcctgaataatatcctgaagggtattttccagcttggattcattctctccgtcgcattcaggtacacctatcaaacgtaaatttggtcttttcacatagtcccacatttcttggagactttgctcattcctttttatccttttttctctagtcttttcttcacgttttatttcattaagttggactttgacctctgatatcccttcttctgcttgaacaattcgagtgtttaaacctgtccatacttctcggagttcctgtattgtattctttagttccattaattcactcatactccgctctaagttgtctattctcaataggatttcatcaaaccttttttcaaagttcctagtttctttacgttgggctacaacatggtcttttaactcacggaagtttcttattatccattccttgaagagtgattctgtcattgggatgcgctcgttctccatccagccttgttccattgttgatgtggaactgtgatcatctttagagggagaggcgttctgactttgagtattctcagcttttttacgctggtttcttcccgtcattgtaaatttatcctcctgtctctttgaaattaccaactttcagattaggtctcttgagtgggtgtccaggttgttagttcccagggccagagcagcggcgttaaaactgatggtgcttttctgcccaggattctcttgtcgggcttccttctcgtgttggtagtaggcgactctgccttcctggggctccaaacctcggtcagaagggaaaccggtcctgttcaCTCTGCGCCGAGTGCTCTCGCGCCAAGGTGCCGTCACAGCGGCTGCGCCGgactctggtgtcctgctggggaccagTGCAgatcctccgaacctgtttactttgctccgagagctgccgcgccaaggtgctggcggaaccactgcactggccacgagagtcgcgctggccacccttgtgtttcctccactgggggatctcctgctccgtgagcgaccagaatttgtctgaaagcgtggcgtcctctagttctccgcgccttccctgagagctgcaatcccaggatgttagcgatcggccatcttggatcatccctctttttgtttttgagatggagtttcgctcttgttacccaggctggagtgcaatggcgcaatctcagctcaccgcaacctccgcttcctgggttcaggcaattctcctgcctcagcctcctgagtagctgggattacaggcataagccaccatgcccagctaatttttttttttttttttttgagacagagtttcgctcttgttacccaggctggagtgcaatggcgcgatctcggctcaccgcaacctcagcctcctgagtagctgggattataggcacgcaccaccatgcccagctaattttttgtatttttagtagagacgggttttcaccatgttgaccaggatggtttcgatctcttgacctcgtgatccacctgcctcggccttccaaagtgctgggattacaggcttgagccaccacgcctggccagttctttgtttttcttttgagatgaagtcttactctgtcgccagactggagttcagtggtacagtttcctctcactgcaacctccaccttctggtttcaagcaattctccggccttagcctcctgagtagctgggattacaggcatgtgccaccacacctagctaattttgtatttatagtagagatggggtttctccatgttggtcaggctggtcttgaactcctgacctcaggtgatccacccgcctcggcctcccaaagtgctgggattacaggtgtgagctacagcacctggcctttttttttttttttgagacagagtttcactctgttgcccagcctgaagtacagtggtaccatctcagctcaccgcaactttcaCTTCCTAGGATTGAGTGAttttcctctctcagcctcctgagtacctgggataacaggtgtgcgccaccacacccggctaatttttatatttttagtagaggcagggtttcaccatgttggccaggctggtcttgaactcctgaattcagagtgatctacccaccttggcttcccaaagtgctggattaaaagtgtgagccactgtgcctggcctatcaaGAATTTTCTGAACGGGCAATTAACAACTTTTTTCAGGCAACAAATTTGTACTTTAGAGTAGTTGAATATAATTCCTGATGGttatgtttaaagaaaatcattatttagaaatataagtCAACATATGTatggataaaatgaaaaataaaaccacatgcCAGGTGACGTGATGAGGGCTGAGCAGGAGTTGAAGTGTCAGCCCTGGCTCCCCTGCTTGCTGTGTCACCATCGTGTCCACACTGCATGCGGTGCGTGCATCTGAGTGTAGCTGTCACTCTTCTTAACATCCTCCCACCAGAGCGACACCACAGGCAAGTTGGGCTTCGAGGAATTCAAGTACTTGTGGAACAACATCAAAAGGTGGCAGGTGTGTAGCAGCCCCTGAAATCCCTGGTACCCAGACCCCCAGCCACGGAGACACCATGCCCCACCATGCTCACTTGGACCCGATCTCTCTGTCCCCACAGGGCATATATAAACAGTTTGACACTGACCGGTCAGGAACCATCTGCAGCAGTGAACTCCCGGGGGCCTTTGAGGCAGCAGGTATGGCCGGCAGGGACGTGGTGGGGCTGGGAGTGGGATGGGTGAGAAAACCTCCACTCAGCTGGTCTGGGCCTGACTTTTGGGCATGGGAGTGGGTTGGGCCATGTGACCCCCACACCTGAAGGATGAAATCCATCTCAGGGTTCCACCTGAACGAGCATCTCTACAACATGATCATCAGACGCTACTCAGATGAAAGTGGGAACATGGATTTTGACAACTTCATCAGCTGCTTGGTCAGGCTGGATGCCATGTTCCGTGAGTGACGTCCCAGCTGTCTTCCTGGGTGGGGATTCCTGTGACTTCTGTGGGCCAACGTCTCCTCTAAACCTGACTGAGGTGGACGATGCTGGAGGCATGGCAGTGACTGAATCAGTCCTAgtttctgccctcatggagcgCACAGTCTAGTGGTGAAGAGAGAAGTCCCCAGACGCTGATAGTTCAGATTGTGATGGCTGGGAGAGGGAAAGCTCAGGGTAGAGTGATGGGTTGTGATGGGGGCAGCACAGGCAGAAGGTCTAGGGCTCTTGTTGGGGAAAGAGTGGGCAGAGCATGCTCAGATTGTGCTTGGGGAAGCCTAGAGGGCAGATGCAACCCAGGAGGCACCTGATGCAGCCCAAGGGGTCAGGGAGGGCTCCTGGAGAGGGAGCATTGAGTACTGAGGGATGAGGAGAGACTTGGTGAGAAGGTAGGGAATGCAGTTGCAGGCTGAGGGAACAGACTGTGCAAAGGCCTAGGAGGGAAAGAAGCTGGGGCTTCTGGGGctttttgttagatttttttcttttttcttttctttttttttgttttttgagacagagtctcactcttgttgcccaagctggagtgcaatggcacaatcttggctcactgcagcctccgcctcctgggtgcaagtgattctcctgcctcagcctcctgagtagctggattacaggcaccaccgtgcccataattttttgtatttttagtagagacaggggtttcatcacgttggccaggctggtgttgaattcctgacctcaggtgatccacctgccttggcctcccaaagtgctgggattgtaggcatgagctgctgtgcctggccaggatttattttaaggagtgcttaagctggggtgcagtggggaaGCAGACAGTTAGGAGGGGCAGTAGGGACTAGATCTTGAGGgcttttatgagttttttttgtttgtttttaagagacaaggtctctgtctttgaggctggagtgcagtggcatgatcatggctcccaAAGCCTCGATTTCCTaggctccagcctcagcttccctaatacctgggactacaggtacacacaccatgcctggttaattttttaaatgttttgtggatatagggtcttgctatgttgcccaggctggtcttgcactcctgggctccagcagtccttccacctcagcctcccaaagccttggTATTATAGGCTGCATGTGGCCTGAGTGTTAGTATACTGAACACCGAAGTCATCACTGAGAAGTAGGAATTActatccttatttatttattttttgagacagtcttgttccatgttgccaggctggagtgcagtggcgtgatcttggctcactgtaacctctgccaggctcaagcgattctcctgtctcagcctcccaagtagctgggactacaggcatgcaccatcacgcccagctaatttttgtatttttagtagagacggagtttcaccatgttggccaggatggtcttgatctcttgacctcgtgatttgcccacctcggcctcccaaagtgctgggattacaggtgtgagccaccgcgctcagccatTACTATCCTTATTTTATGGAGGAGGAACTTCGGGTTCAAGGAGGCAAAATTTCATGTTCATAATCACCCAGCTAGGAAGTTGCCAAGCCAGAATTTGAACTTGGATCTGTCTGAGCTCTCAGCTGAGTGAGAGGAGGTAGGAGCAGTGGACATGATTCGGTCATACAGGATTGTGGGTGCCAAGTGTGGGGGTGATCAGACTCTACCAGGGACATTGGGGAGCCATGGCAGGTTCTaggcagagggaggggcagggtcAGGTTTGGCTTTAGAAAGATCCCTTGGCCTctaggctgggcctggtgactcgcacctgtaatcccagcactttgggaggctgaggcgggtggatcacctgaggtcaggaattcaagaccaacctggccaacatggcaaaaccatgtatCTACTAACAGTAtggaaattagccgggtgtgccggtaatcacagctacttgggaggctgaggcaggagaattgcttgaacccaggaggcagaggttgcatcgtgccactgcactccagcctggtgacagagtttaagactctgtcttacaaaaaaaaacaaaaaattagctgggcgttgtggcgcatgcctgtaatcccagctacttgggaggctgaggcaggagaaacacttgaacctgggaggtggaggttgcagtgagccgagatcatgccactgctctccagcctgcacgacagagtgggactctgtctcaaaaaaaaaaaaaggccagagagTGCAGGACACTGTGGGTGTGGACACCGGAGGGCAGTAACTGAGCGGAGATAGTGGTGTAGGCATCTTGTCTAGATTCGCTGTGGGTGGGGAACATGAGTCAAGTTTTAGGGCAGGAGTGGGACCTGCAAGACGCTAGGGACAGGAAGTAGAGTGTGCAGAGCCTCCTAGTAGCAGAGATGTCAGTAGGAGGCCGGGGCAGGGCAGAGGTGATGTCAGTACACAGAGGCCATTATTGAGGAGGGTAACAGCTTGGATTCTAATCCTGATTTCTTCACTTTCTTGCTATGTGACCTGGGCACGgccccctcattttttttttcctctccttttcatttttatatttatttttgagatggaatcttgctttgttgcccagattggagcgcagtggcgtgatctcagctcactgcaacctctgctcccaggttcaagtgattctcctgcctcagcctcctgacaactgagactacaggcacgagccaccatgcccagctaatttttgtatttttagtagagatggggtttcaccatattggccaggctggtcttgaacgcctgacctcgtgatcctccagccttggcctcccaaagtactaggattacaggtgtgagccactgtgctcaaccactttttagttttttaaaaaacagagatgaggtctctgttgccgaggttggtcttgaactccttggctcaagtgatcctcccatcttggccttccagattgttggattagaggtgtgagccaccatgcccagcctgtgcctCATTTTAATATAACACTTATATCACAGAGttggattaaatgagttaatacctGCAAAGCACTTTacacagtgctgggcacacagtAAATACTCAGGGAAGTGCCAGCTGCTATTGGTGTCATGCCATATACTTGTGAAATGTTATTATGCTAAAAACCAGTCTCCTTTCTTCCCTACCCTCAAACCTCCCCATCTCCTCCAGGTGCCTTCAAATCTCTTGACAAAGATGGCACTGGACAAATCCAGGTGAACATCCAGGAGGTAAGAACCCCCATCTTGGGGTGTGGGTGTCTGGGGGGACCCCATCCCTCAGCCCTTCATACCCGTCCTGAGCTTCAGTCCCCTCCCTCCTATTTTGCCAGCAGCCCCTGGGTGAGGACAGACGGGCTGGTGCTCTGGTGTTCCCTGTCCTCAttctctgccctcctctccccagTGGCTGCAGCTGACTATGTATTCCTGAATGGGACCCCCAGACCCGCCCCCTCACCGCCTCGCTATAGGAGTCACCTGGAGCCTCGGTCTTTCCCAGGGCCGATCTGGTCTGCAGTCACATCTTCGTAGGGCCCATTGACCCACAAGCTTTTGTTCTCCCAACACTTGTTACCCAACTTCTCAACAACCAGGGCCCAACATGCCCTGCCTGAGATCCCCCTGGCTCTAGGATACTCTAACAAGCTCTGCCCAAGGGTTCCCCACTCCCATCACGCCCTATGCACACCTGTTCTGTAGCCTCTCCCGTGTTCCTGTGCCAAGCCTAACACTTGTGATGCTTCCATGCCCCAAGGGCCCTCTGCCAGTTCTGTGATGACTCCAGTCCCTGCATGCCCTGGCACACCCTTCACAGTTGCCACCCAGGCAGCCACGCTCCAGGCCATGCCAGGCCCACGTGCCCCAGTGCCTTTGTCTATATTCTGCTCTCAGCCTGCCAGGCCCAGGAGGAAATAAATGTACCCCAGTTGCTGCTCTCTATGGGATCTGCCTCCTGATCTGAGAGAGGAGGGGTGGCTCAGGCTCTGGGCCCTAGGGAGTGGAGGAGGTGGTGAATTTTGTCCCCAGGGCTGGATTCATGGATCTGGTCTTTTTCttgtctgcattttttttcttatcctgAGGTGTAGCCTTGTTCTTGCTGATGCCTCTCAGATCCTGTGGCGGCTGAGACAGGACTCAGAAGCTTGGGTGATCTCTGCTTCTGCTTCCAGAGTCTGGGCTGGAGGGAGGTCTCGGTGCTACCCCTGGCTCTGTTCCCCAAGGCCACATTTCCCCTCTTGCAGCTTCTCCATCCACACTTGGCCTCTGCCTCTGTTGTATCATCAGCCATGCTCAGCGTCTTCCTTCTCACTTGAGGACACCACCCCATGTCCCTGGGTCCTGAGGGGCAGCCTATGGGTGCTGTTTGGGGTACTCAGCAGAGGGCCAAGAGGTGGCAACATCTTAGGAGTAGCCCTGGTTGAGCGTGAGGCACCAAGGGCTGGGGGTAGTGGGCTGTCCACAGGGCAGAGATCCCTGGTTGGTGGGAGGATGGGTTTGGCGGGGacgggtgcacacacacacacacacacacacacatacagagaggtCGGCGTTTATTGACACTTGTCCAAGTTCCTCAGACCCCCTCAGGCTTCTTGAAGTTCCTCAGCCCCCCAGGCTTCTTGGTCTCATTTATTGCGGGGGAAGGAGGCCCAGCCAAGGCAGTACAAGCCGTAGGCAGTGCCTGGAAAGCAGAAGTaggggagacagaatgagacctaaTCACCTCCCTGAACATCCCGGGCTTTTACGgccttcttcagcctccccagttcctAGTCTGGATCCCAGCTCTAGTTTGGGCTCCAGCTCCCTTCCCAAACTGGACTCCCTAGTGCAAAGCTCCCTAGCGCTGATCTAGACCAGGCTGGGAGcttcctccccaactcctcccTAGGCCTCAGTCTCGCCGCCACTAGCCCAGCTCCCCTCCTGGGACGCAAGCCCAAGTCCTAGGTAGCCCCCTCCCTACAGGCCCGACTCCAGCCGAGTACTCCACCCTCTTCCTAAACGCCAACCCCCAGCCCAGATACTGGTAGGTCCTGCCCGGAAGTCAGCCGCCTCCTCCCCTGGGTCCAGCCCCGCCTCTCCCGCCCCTCGGGCCGGGCCGTGCCCTGTACTTACCGCCCAGACACAGCCCCATGGTCACTCGGTACAGGATGTTGTCAACGACGCCGCCCTTCAGGTACAACGGGATGTCATTTTCCTCCTGGATGTGGGGGTGTCTGATGAGAAAGGGGTGCCGGCTGCTCCTTACAGCGCGCCCGGCCTGCCCCGGCTCGGCGCGCTCCCGGCGGGCGCCCCGGGTCCTCCCCCGCCCTGCCCACCTGAAAGAGCTTCTGTTTCTCAGGCACTCGATTCTTGAAGCGGTTCCGGGCTGTGGAGCTGAAGGAGCGGATCAGCGCCTGGGAGACCTGCGGGGTGGGAGGTGGTCGGGTATTGGAGGCACCTGGAGGGATGTCCTGAAGGGGAATCCTGCTCTCTTGAGGCCTGGACGTGGGGACAGTAGCAAGCGTCCCAAAGGCGAGACGCGAactgccagcctgggtgaggagAGGACTCGCCCTGGAGTCTGGCTTAGAGGTGGACCCGGCTGCCTAGAGGGGCCTGGAAGGGAGAAGACCCAGAGGGACTTTGTTCTGGGGGGTCTAAGTCCTGAGATGGTTTTGCGGGGAGGGTTTCCTGGATTAAAGGGAGAAAACCAGATCCCAGAAGCGTGGGGACCAGAATGGAGGTCCCCGGGAGCATCGGGGCTGCCTGAGAAGCCCCGGGTGAGGGCAGGGTGTTATATTTCCAGTGTTAACACCTCGGGATGTTAAGTTCAAACCCAGGGCTTTGGGCCAGGCTGGGGGTCCGCAGCTGTCTCCGAAGCGTGGATTGTGGGGGAGGGGACTCAAAACTTTAGCAGGGAGTCCCAGGCCCTGAAGTGGGGCTCACGTTCCAAGGCCCGGGATGCAGGGGTGCTTGGAGAGTCCTGTACTAGGGCGAGGGCTTCTGTCTGAGTGGGGGGTTCCGGCCCAGCCCATGGGGGCCTCACCCGCGGGGCCAGCATTCTGCGTTGTTGTCCTCTTCGGCCGCAGTCACCTCCCCTCTCCGCCCAAGGACACGCGCGGCCCTCCCTAGTCCAGGAaccccaggccccgccccctgTGCGCACCCTGTCAGCTGGGGacgtggggctggggctggggctggggcgtTTTTGGGGGAAGCCCCGCTCCTCGGATTCGTCCACCAAGGAGGAGGCGGTTCCCAGCCCCGCGCCCGGGCCGCAGCACACTTCCATTTCGGTCTCGGAATTTTGGCTGGTCACAGCAGAGCGGAAAGCGGTACCAGGGAATACGTTTTTGCAGATTTTTGGAGATTTCGCCGGGGGCAAGTGCAACTCTTTCCCGGGTCTCTCCCTGCCCGATGGTATGGGAGAGCCAGGAAAGGCCTAACTAACTAAACCCTAGTTCAAACTCCCTGTTCTGTCTACAGAGCCAGAGATTGcacctctgagcctgtttctgtCTCCGTAATGTGAGGGCTAACGCAGGCCCTTCCTCAGAGATCTGTAGAGACATTAAAT encodes:
- the CAPNS1 gene encoding calpain small subunit 1 isoform X1, encoding MFLVNSFLKGGGGSGGGGGGGLGGGLGNVLGGLISGAGGGGGGGGGGGGGGGGGGGGTAMRILGGVISAISEAAAQYNPEPPPPRTHYSNIEANESEEVRQFRRLFAQLAGDDMEVSATELMNILNKVVTRHPDLKTDGFGIDTCRSMVAVMDSDTTGKLGFEEFKYLWNNIKRWQGIYKQFDTDRSGTICSSELPGAFEAAGFHLNEHLYNMIIRRYSDESGNMDFDNFISCLVRLDAMFRAFKSLDKDGTGQIQVNIQEWLQLTMYS
- the COX7A1 gene encoding cytochrome c oxidase subunit 7A1, mitochondrial, which translates into the protein MEVCCGPGAGLGTASSLVDESEERGFPQKRPSPSPSPTSPADRVRTGGGAWGSWTREGRACPWAERGGDCGRRGQQRRMLAPRVSQALIRSFSSTARNRFKNRVPEKQKLFQEENDIPLYLKGGVVDNILYRVTMGLCLGGTAYGLYCLGWASFPRNK
- the CAPNS1 gene encoding calpain small subunit 1 isoform X2, whose product is MSAVRGFSEAAAQYNPEPPPPRTHYSNIEANESEEVRQFRRLFAQLAGDDMEVSATELMNILNKVVTRHPDLKTDGFGIDTCRSMVAVMDSDTTGKLGFEEFKYLWNNIKRWQGIYKQFDTDRSGTICSSELPGAFEAAGFHLNEHLYNMIIRRYSDESGNMDFDNFISCLVRLDAMFRAFKSLDKDGTGQIQVNIQEWLQLTMYS